From the Phorcysia thermohydrogeniphila genome, the window AAGAGAATCCCAGCAAGGCCGTTTAATACCAAGTGCACGCTGGTAGGACCTGCAGGAACGTGGATGAGTGAAGCAACAAAGAAGGTGGCGGCAAGGAGGGCCGCCAGAGGAATCCTATCGTTATCAAGTTTTTTTAATCCCACATAAGTTCCGGCAATAGTTAAAGCCCATCCTGCAACAAGCAAAGAGCCCGGTAAAACCCCTTCCGATATATGCATCTCTACCTCACCCCGTTAGGTTTAGGATAGGCCTTGACCCATATAACGGCGTCAAGCTCAACTGGATAGAGTTTTCCGTCTTTGTGTCTTAACTTTCCTCCATCGCCGATTGCAGAGAATCCCCACCAGCCAGCCCACGGAATCGTGTAGACAAAGTAACCATTCTCATCCGTCTTAATAACCTGAGTAACGAAGGCATCTGCAGGGACTTCTACGTTTCCGGGATTTAGGTACTCAACCTCAACGTCAACGTTTGCAGCAGGCTTACCGTTTATAAAGACCCTGCCCCTAAAGGTATTTCCTTCCCAGATTCCAAAGGGCCTTGTAAGGGGGACTATCTCAGCCTTAAGGCCTATAGGTTTATCCCAACCTTCCTCAAGGCCGAAGGCCTCAATGTAAACCTTTGTAATCTGCTTTATGAACTTTCCTTCAGCCGGCTCAAAGTAGGGTTTTGGGTCAACGTAGAACTGGTATACTCCCGGCCTCCTTACCCTAAATTCCGTTTTAAAGCTTGGAACTTTCTTAGCACTTCCCTCCATAGCCGGGATTTTGACTTCTTTCCATCTGAGCTTCATCTTCTTTCCGTTGATAACAGCTCCACTGTCAACAATTCCAAAGTCCATGTTAGGTCCACCCTCCATCGGGTGGGTAAACCTTGCCTCAAGGGTCACGGTTCTTTTGTTCCCCTCAAGTACGTCGGTAGAGGGCTTGAGAACTACAAAGTGAGCTTGAGCTGCAACAGGTAAAGCCAGTAGGCTTGTCACCAAAGCTACAGTCTTCTTCATGTACAACCTCCTTTTATGTCAATTATTTTACCGAAATTTTAATGCAGGTTTATTTTGTAGTCAAATTCTGTATAATAGTGATACCAAGTATGAGCGTATCTCAAACAAAGATTACTGAATTACATATACTTAACTTTGTTATGTATACATAACTATATTTTCTATAAACACTCAACCGGAGGTTGTTCATGAGGAAAACCCTCGGGATGGTAACGGTGGCCCTACTGCTAAACTCTGGCCCTGCGTTCTCAGAAGAGTGGACAAAAAAGGAACTGGAGATCCTAAAACAGCGAATTGAAAAACTTGAACAAGAGCACGAAACTGGCCCACAAATCCACGGCGGAGTGGTTCTTTACTATCAGGGGGCTCACTTAGGGAAAATTGAAGGGGAAAATATCCCTTCTCCTTCCGGAACAGGCTACGTGGCAGACCTTGAAATCTCCTTTAAGCTTACTGAAGAGGACGAGTTTTACATGAGACTCCACGCCGGCGAGGGCTCTGGAGCAGATAAGATTTTTGACGTGAAGGAGGGAGCTCTCTTTGCCAACCTCAACACCCTTTCAGACGACAACCCTGAAAATGAGGCCACCTTTAAGCTCCTTGAAGCCTACTACACCCGTCCCTTCCTTGACGGAAAGGTAACCCTTTCAGTAGGAAAAACAGAACCTCCAGTCTTTATTGACGATAACGAGTACGCCAACAACGAGTACAGCCAGTTTGTAGGAAAACCTTTTGTCAACAACCCGATAATTGATGGGGAGTTTCAGTTTGCCCCAATAGTGGGAGTGGTTATCTCTCCAGTAGATAAACTGGAAATCTCCGCAGTCCTTCAGAGTAACGAGCAGAGCAAACTCTACTGGAACGGCTCAGAGTGGAGCGTAAAGGAGAAAAGCCTCTACGATAACGTTTTTGATAACCCCTTCTTTGCCCTTCAGGTGAAAGTCTCCCCAGAAATCGCCGGCCTTTCTGGCAACTACAGGCTCTACTACTGGAACGACTCAGCAGACCACATAAAAGTAGGAGAGGATGTTAGCGACCCCACGAAAAAGCCCTCAACGGACAAGGGGTGGGGAGTGGGTATTTCCATAGACCAAGAGATTTCTGAAAAGGCCGGCATATTCGCAAGGGCTGCGTGGGGAAACGATAAAGTCTACGAGGTTGAGCAGTTCTACTCTGTAGGTTTAAACCTTAACGGCATCTTCCCAAGTAGAGAAAAGGACATCCTCGGCGTAGGCGTTGCAGCCTTAATACCAAACGATAAGCTGGAAAACAGCTCTACTGAGTGGCACTTTGAGGCCTACTATAGGACACAAATCTCAGAGAACCTATCTATAACGCCAGACTTCCAGTTGGTTCTAAACCCACAGGGAGATAGCAGTAACGACAACATCTTCACAGCAATGGTAAAGGCAGAGTTCTCCTTCTAATAAAAGAGCTCCCTCTCCTTAAACTGCGCCCCTTTACCCTGCGGAGAGGGAGCTCCTCTCCTCCCTCGCAAACCACCTGTAAAGTGCCGGAAGCAGGAAGAGTGTATTAAAGGTTGACGTAACAAGTCCCCCAACAACAACCGTTGCCAAGGGCTTTTGAATCTCACTTCCCGTTCCGGTAGCAAAAAGGAGAGGTAAAAGCCCCACAGCACTTGTAAGCGCCGTCATAATAACGGGACGTAACCTCATAACAGCACCTTTTAAGGCAGCCTCCTCTACCGGTAACCCTTCCTTCCGCAGCTGTTCTATACAGGAAACAAGAACCATACCGTTCTCAAGGGCTATTCCAAGGAGGGCAATAAAACCGACCAAGGCAGGAACAGATACGTACTGCCCCGTAAACCAGAGAGCAGTTATCCCGCCAACGAGGGCTAATGGCAGGTTAAGCATTATGAGGGTTGAAAGGCGGAAAGAGTTAAAGCTCATAAAGAGGAGAAGGAGTATAAGGGCTAACGTTACAGGGACTACAACCCTTAGCCGACGGTCGGCCTCCTCCTTTAGCTCAAACTCCCCACCCCACGTGATTAAGTAGCCTAAGGGGAGCTCCACCTCACGGGCTATCGCGCTTTTAGCCTCCTTCACAAAAGAGCCTATATCCCTTCCAGAGACGTTACACTGAACCGTAATGAACCTATAGAGGTTTTCCCGTGTAATCTGGCGAGGGCCAATAACTTCCTTTATCTCGGCCACCTCCCTTAGGGGAATAAACTCTCCACTCTGGGTAGACACAGGGAGGTTTCCGATAGATTCAATATCCGACCTGTACTCCGGCTTAAACCTTACGAAAATGTCAAACCTCTTTAGTCCCTCAAAAACTTCACCAACCACCTTCCCGCCGACTCCGGCCTCTATTACCTCCTGAACGTCGGCAAGTGAGATTCCGTAGCGGGCTAACTTCTCCCTATCTGGACGGATGAGGAGCTGGGGAGCTCCAATAACCTG encodes:
- a CDS encoding DUF4198 domain-containing protein, producing the protein MKKTVALVTSLLALPVAAQAHFVVLKPSTDVLEGNKRTVTLEARFTHPMEGGPNMDFGIVDSGAVINGKKMKLRWKEVKIPAMEGSAKKVPSFKTEFRVRRPGVYQFYVDPKPYFEPAEGKFIKQITKVYIEAFGLEEGWDKPIGLKAEIVPLTRPFGIWEGNTFRGRVFINGKPAANVDVEVEYLNPGNVEVPADAFVTQVIKTDENGYFVYTIPWAGWWGFSAIGDGGKLRHKDGKLYPVELDAVIWVKAYPKPNGVR
- a CDS encoding carbohydrate porin, with product MRKTLGMVTVALLLNSGPAFSEEWTKKELEILKQRIEKLEQEHETGPQIHGGVVLYYQGAHLGKIEGENIPSPSGTGYVADLEISFKLTEEDEFYMRLHAGEGSGADKIFDVKEGALFANLNTLSDDNPENEATFKLLEAYYTRPFLDGKVTLSVGKTEPPVFIDDNEYANNEYSQFVGKPFVNNPIIDGEFQFAPIVGVVISPVDKLEISAVLQSNEQSKLYWNGSEWSVKEKSLYDNVFDNPFFALQVKVSPEIAGLSGNYRLYYWNDSADHIKVGEDVSDPTKKPSTDKGWGVGISIDQEISEKAGIFARAAWGNDKVYEVEQFYSVGLNLNGIFPSREKDILGVGVAALIPNDKLENSSTEWHFEAYYRTQISENLSITPDFQLVLNPQGDSSNDNIFTAMVKAEFSF